The Changchengzhania lutea genomic sequence TAAAACTTCATTTTTAGATGAACACCCTTGCTTCAAACTTTAGAAGTCAGTGATTTAAAAAACACATAACCAAATCCTAAAAAGAGCATGAGATGAAACGGGAACAGCCCAAAGTCGCCGCCAGTATCACCTACTACAAAAGCGCTATACATACCAAAAGCAAAATAGAGCATAAGTAAACCTTCAAAAATAACATGCACAGACACGGTTCTTTTGATGTATTTGTTGCGCTTCATATTGTCTTTAAAGGTTTTGATATTGAATTTTGGGGTGCGTATAAAGTCACTTTTTTTTCCTAAATGGCCTTCTAAAACGGCAATGGAATTATGCAGGGAAAAACCCATGGCTATTGAAAAAAACACGAAAAACATACCGATATAATTAATAAAATTTTTAAAGCCGCCACCATATATTTTTTTATACATCACCCAGTAGCAACCAAAAAAGATTATGGTACTAACTACAAAGAAACTCATCACATAAAAGTAGGGTTTTAAGTGCGCATATTCATTTTTGATGTAAAGCATGGGAATACTCAATACGGCCACGATAAGTATGTTTAAAAACATGGTGCTGTTTAGCAAATGCAAAAGACCATGTGCTTTTGTTTTGGTCGAAAGATTTTCGTTTTTTAAGATGCGCCACATCATTTTTCTAAAATTTTCTGCACCACCCTTATTCCACCTGAATTGCTGCGATCTAGCGGCACTTATAATAATGGGCAGTTCCGCAGGTGTTTCTACATCTTCAAGATATTTAAACTTCCAGTTTTTTAACTGGGCACGGTAGCTTAAATCTAAATCTTCGGTTAGTGTATCGCCTTCCCAATTTCCAGCATCAATAATGCAAGATTTTCTCCAAACACCAGCGGTTCCATTAAAATTGATAAAATGCCCTTTAGAGTTTCGGCCTACTTGCTCTAGCGTAAAATGCGCATCTAGGGCGAAGGCCTGAATTTTTGTAAGGAGGGAATAGTTACGATTAATATGGCTCCAACGCGTTTGCACGACACCAATGGCTCGGTCCTTAAAATAGGGGATAGTGCGGTTTAACCAATCTGGTTTTGGTAAAAAATCTGAATCAAAAATGGCGATAAATTCACCATTAGCTACACTCAAGCCTTCTTTTAAAGCGCCTGCCTTAAAACCTTGCCGGTTGGTTCTGGTGATGTGTTGGATGTTTAATCCAGATTGTTTTAAAATGGCGATATGATTAGAGGTAGAGGCCACCGTTTCATCGGTAGAATCATCTAACACTTGAATTTCGAGCTTGTCTTTTGGGTAGTCTATTTTTGAGATATTATCGAGCAAACGTTCCATAACATACATTTCATTATAAACAGGGAGCTGTATGGTGACCAAGGGAATGCTATCTACTTTTGAAAAATCTAATAGAGGTGCTATCTTTTTTGTCTTTTTAGAACCCAAATAATTAAATAACAAATTGAGTTGCGCCAAGGCATACAAAAGTATGAGCATGAGCGCAATCGTATAAATAAGTATGATAATAGATACGAGAATCATTTTTTAATACTGTATTGAAATATCCAACCTAAAATTTTAAACCCTGCAAATATAGCACCTTTAACGGTGCCAGAAACTTTTGAAACACCTATTCTATTTCTGTAATTTACCGGCACTTCAGTGTAGGTTAATTTTTGTTTTAATGCTTTGAGTTGCATTTCTACCGTCCAGCCATAGGTTTTGTCTTCCATATGCAGGGCTAGTAATTTAGTGTATTTTATAGCTCTAAACGGACCAAGATCCGTAAATTTTGCTCCAAAAAAAAGGCGCATTAAATTTGTCGCTAACCAATTTCCGAAAACTTGAGGTATCGTCATAGCTCCTGCTTCTCGTAGTAGTTTAACACGGGCGCCAATTACAAAATCAATATTTTTTTCTAATATGGGCTGCA encodes the following:
- a CDS encoding cellulose synthase family protein, with product MILVSIIILIYTIALMLILLYALAQLNLLFNYLGSKKTKKIAPLLDFSKVDSIPLVTIQLPVYNEMYVMERLLDNISKIDYPKDKLEIQVLDDSTDETVASTSNHIAILKQSGLNIQHITRTNRQGFKAGALKEGLSVANGEFIAIFDSDFLPKPDWLNRTIPYFKDRAIGVVQTRWSHINRNYSLLTKIQAFALDAHFTLEQVGRNSKGHFINFNGTAGVWRKSCIIDAGNWEGDTLTEDLDLSYRAQLKNWKFKYLEDVETPAELPIIISAARSQQFRWNKGGAENFRKMMWRILKNENLSTKTKAHGLLHLLNSTMFLNILIVAVLSIPMLYIKNEYAHLKPYFYVMSFFVVSTIIFFGCYWVMYKKIYGGGFKNFINYIGMFFVFFSIAMGFSLHNSIAVLEGHLGKKSDFIRTPKFNIKTFKDNMKRNKYIKRTVSVHVIFEGLLMLYFAFGMYSAFVVGDTGGDFGLFPFHLMLFLGFGYVFFKSLTSKV
- a CDS encoding glycosyltransferase family 2 protein, whose protein sequence is MPQIKVIIPAYNEADSISKVIKDIPAFVDEIIVVSNNSTDATEANAKHAGATVLTENRKGYGYACLKGMQYLAIQENKPDIVVFLDGDYSDYPEELTKIVQPILEKNIDFVIGARVKLLREAGAMTIPQVFGNWLATNLMRLFFGAKFTDLGPFRAIKYTKLLALHMEDKTYGWTVEMQLKALKQKLTYTEVPVNYRNRIGVSKVSGTVKGAIFAGFKILGWIFQYSIKK